The Stomoxys calcitrans chromosome 3, idStoCalc2.1, whole genome shotgun sequence genome includes a region encoding these proteins:
- the LOC106085364 gene encoding acyl-coenzyme A diphosphatase NUDT19 has product MAKQIVGNLRKSSSLIVLARDQIKARHPIDFKALMFKRPPQATFMPNCAVFPGGVLDAQADETPLWRKHFENMGVSRKQLSLLTQGKAKKSNIFTKEDPESLERELSLRIAAIRETFEELGVIFCQNRETLAKGAGEGYGNFKEDFDRQHWQMLVHNDATQFLKLCETLEIIPDLWNLYEWSNWLTPATLKKRFDTVFFVIAIQKMPHLIKEKHEVTDFSWNTPSDFLRQHFEKEIWLPPPQFYELSRLLNFSELEKVKNFAQTRAMEGLDAIFPVERKCKDGRVSLFQGDDLYENPDLPELVSISKTAKEYREGIQNLHRIEFYDSNKMAMQVNVDVPNGHICPVNTNPEDMN; this is encoded by the exons ATGGCTAAACAAATCGTTGGCAATCTCCGAAAATCTTCTAGTCTAATCGTTCTAGCCAGAGATCAAATCAAAGCAAGACATCCAATAGATTTTAAGGCATTAATGTTCAAACGTCCACCTCAGGCCACGTTTATGCCTAATTGTGCTGTTTTTCCGGGTGGAGTATTGGATGCACAGGCAGATGAAACACCATTGTGGCGAAAACATTTCGAAAATATGGGTGTATCAAGAAAGCAATTATCTTTGTTAACCCAAGGAAAGGCGAAGAAATCTAATATATTCACCAAAGAAGATCCAGAATCTTTAGAAAG AGAATTGTCTTTGCGTATTGCTGCCATAAGAGAAACTTTTGAGGAATTGGGAgttatattttgtcaaaatcgcgAAACTTTAGCCAAAGGTGCTGGCGAAGGCTATGGAAATTTCAAAGAGGACTTTGACCGACAACACTGGCAGATGCTGGTACATAATGATGCCACTCAGTTTTTAAAGCTTTGTGAAACATTGGAAATCATTCCAGACTTATGGAACCTTTATGAATGGTCTAATTGGTTAACACCAGCAACTCTCAAAAAACG TTTTGACACTGTGTTTTTTGTAATAGCTATACAAAAGATGCCACAtttgataaaagaaaaacatgAGGTCACTGACTTTTCG TGGAATACACCGTCCGACTTTTTGcgacaacattttgaaaaggaaaTATGGCTGCCACCACCACAGTTCTATGAACTTTCCCGACTCTTGAACTTTTCCgaattggaaaaagttaaaaatttcgcccaaacACGAGCTATGGAAGGCttggatgcaatttttcccGTTGAACGCAAGTGTAAGGATGGAAGGGTCAGTCTTTTTCAAGGAGATGATTTATATGAAAATCCCGATTTGCCGGAGTTGGTGTCGATTTCCAAAACAGCAAAAGAGTACCGCGAAGGTATACAAAATTTACATCGCATAGAATTCTATGACTCAAATAAGATGGCTATGCAAGTAAATGTTGATGTTCCCAATGGTCACATATGTCCTGTAAATACAAATCCAGAAGATATGAACTAA